The genomic window TAAGCCGCGAAGCTCGCATCGCTGAAGTCGTCGGGATGTGGATCATCTGAGCAATTGTCAGCTTCGCGGCTTACGCCGCTCCTACAAACTTACAAACCTGCAAAAGAACAAAAGGCGCCTTTCGGCGCCTTCTGCATGTTGCTGCCCTGCCCGCTTACTGCGGCGGCAGGTCGCCGTTCCTGGCCAGTTGCTTGCGGTTGAATACCCGCTGCACCACCACGAAGAACAGCGGGATGAAGAACAGGCCCAGCAAGGTGCCTACCACCATGCCACCGAGCACGCCGGTACCAATGGCCCGCTGCGCACCCGAACCCGCACCAGAGGCGATGGCCAACGGCAGCACACCCAGGCCGAAGGCCAGCGAGGTCATGATGATCGGACGCAGACGATCGCGGACTGCATGCATCGTCGCTTCGATCACGCCCGCACCCTTCTCCAGATGCTCCTTGGCGAACTCGACGATCAGGATCGCGTTCTTCGAGGTCAGGCCCACCGTGGTCAACATCGCCACCTGGAAGTACACATCACGCTCCATGCCGCGCATGGTGTTGGCCAGCACCGCGCCGAGAATACCCAGCGGCGCAACCATCAGCACCGCGGTCGGCACGCTCCAGCTTTCATACAGTGCAGCCAAGCACAGGAACACGATCAGCAGCGACAGCGTGTACAGCAGCGGCGTCTGCGAACCGGCCTCGCGTTCCTGGTAGGACACGGCCGTCCACTCGATGCTGAAGCCCGGCGGCAACTGCTTGGCCAGCTTCTCCACTTCCAGCATGGCGTCACCCGAGGCCACACCCGGTGCGGCTTCGCCCTGGATTTCCAGTGCGGAGACACCGTTGTAGCGCTCCAGGCGCGGCGAGCCGTAATCCCAACGCTGGCTGGCGAAGGCCGAGAACGGCACCATCTCGCCGACGTTGTTCTTCACCGTCCACAGGTTGAAGTCTTCCGGGTTCATGCGGAACGGATCATCGGCCTGCACGTAGACGCGCTTGACCCGGCCACGGTCGATGAAGTCATCGACATAGCTCGAACCCCAGGCAGTGGCCAGGGTGCCGTTGATCGCATCCAGCGACAGCCCATGCGCACCGGCCTTGGCCACGTCGATGTCCAGACGCAGCTGCGGGGTGTCGTCCAGACCGTTCGGGCGCACATTGGCCAGCAGCTTGCTCTGCCCGGCCGCACCCAACAGCTGGTTGCGTGCATTGACCAGCGCATCATGGCCGGCGCCGCTGTTGTCCTTCAGGAAGAAGGTGTAACCCGAGGCGATACCCAGTTCCGGCATGGCCGGCGGCGGGAAGGCGAAGATGAAGGCGTCCTTGATCTGGCCAAGCGCGGCCATTGCGCGGCCGGTGATCGGGCCGACGCCCTGGTCGGCACTGCGCTCATGCCAGTCCTTGAGCTTGACGAAGGCCATGCCCGAGTTCTGGCCCATGCCCGAGAAGCTGAAGCCCTGCACCGAGAACACCGACTCGACGGCATCCTTCTCGTTGTTGAGGAAGTGGTCTTCCAGCTTGTAGATCGACTCCAGGGTACGTTCCTGGGTGGCACCCACCGGCGCGTTGACCAGCGCCATCAGGATGCCCTGGTCTTCGTTGGGCAGGAACGAGCTGGGCAGGCGGACGAACAACAGGCCCATCACCACCGCCAGCGCCAGGAACACCGCCATGAAGCGGCCCGGACGATTGAGGATGCCGCGCACGCCACGCTGGTAGGTGCCGCTGGTGCGGTCAAAGCCGTTGTTGAACCAGGTGAAGAAACGGCCCGAGATACCCTTGTGCGCAACGTGGTGCTCGCCCTTCTTCAGCGGCTTGAGCATGGTGGCGCACAGTGCCGGGGTCAGCACGATGGCGACCAGCACCGACAAGGCCATCGCCGACACGATCGTTGCCGAGAACTGTCGATAGATGACGCCGGTGGAGCCGCTCATGAAGGCCATCGGCACGAATACCGCCGACAGCACCAGGCCGATGCCGACCAACGCGCCGGTGATCTGGCTCATCGATTTGCGGGTGGCTTCCAGTGGTGACAGTCCTTCCTCGGACATGATGCGCTCGACGTTCTCCACCACCACGATGGCGTCATCCACCAATAGACCGATCGCCAGCACCATCGCGAACATGGTCAGCATGTTGATCGAGAAACCCAGCACCGAAAGGATGCCGAAGGTACCCAGCAACACCACAGGCACGGCGATGGTTGGGATCAAAGTGGCGCGGAAGTTCTGCAGGAACAGGTACATCACCACGAACACCAGCACGATGGCTTCAAGCAGCGTCTTGACCACGCCCTTGATCGACACCTTCACGAACGGGGTGGTGTCGTACGGGATCACCGCCTTCAGCCCGGCCGGGAAGTTGGCACGCAGTTCGTCCAGGGTCTTGCTGACGCCCTCGGCGGTTTCCAGCGCGTTGGCACCGGTGGCCAGGGTGATGGCCAGGCCCGAGGCCGGCTTGCCGTTGTAGCGGGTGACGAAGTCGTAGGTTTCCGCGCCCAGCTCGACGCGGGCAACGTCGCCCAGCTTCAGCGTGGAGCCATCGGTTTCGGTACGCACAACAATGTTGCGGAACTGCTCCGGTGTCTGCAGGCGGTCCTGCGCGTTGATGGTGGCGTTGAGCTGCTGGCCCTTCACCGCTGGCGCACCGCCCAGCTGACCCACTGCAACCTGCGCGTTCTGCGCCTGCACCGCGGCGGTCACTTCGCTGACCGATACCTTGTAGGTCTGCAGCTTGGTCGGGTCCAGCCAGATGCGCATGGCGTACTTGCCGCCGAACACCTGGATCGAGCCCACACCCGGCACGCGGCTGAGCGGGTCGACGATGTTGGTACCCACATAGTCGGAGATGTCGTTCTCATCCATGCTGCCGTCTTCGGAGACGAAGCCCAGCACGTTGAGGAAGCCCGAGCTGGACTTGGCGACATTGATGCCCTGGCGCTGCACTTCCTGCGGCAGCAACGGCATGGCCAGCTGCAGCTTGTTCTGCACCTGCACCTGGGCAATGTCCGAATCGGTGCCGCTCTGGAAGGTCAGGGTGATGCTGGCCTGGCCGTTGGAGGAGCTGTTGGAGGAGAAGTACATCAGGCCGTCCAGGCCCTTCATGTTCTGCTCGATGATCTGCGTTACCGAATCCTCCACCACCTTGGCCGAAGCGCCCGGGTAGTTGGCGGAAATGGACACCGCAGGCGGCGCGACCTCGGGATACATCGAGATCGGCAGCTTGATCATGGCCAGCGCACCGGCAAGCATGATGATGATGGCAATGACCCACGCAAAGATGGGCCTGTCGATAAAGAAGCGAGCCATGTATTTCTCCGCTTACTGCTTGGCAGCCGGCGCCGCGGCAGGCGCGGCGGCAGGCTTGGCGGCTTCGGCACCCTTCTCGGTGGCCTGTACCGGCATCCCCGGGCCGATCTTCTGCAGGCCTTCGACGATGACCTTGTCGCCAGCCTTCAGGCCGTCTTCGACCAGCCACTTGTCACCGATGGTGCGGCTGACCTTGACCGGGCGAACGGCAACCTTGCCGTCGGCATCGACCACCATCGCCGAGGTATCTCCCTTGGGATCACGCGCAATGCCCTGCATCGGCACCAGCAGCGCATTCGGGCGCACACCGCTGCCCAGCACCGCACGCACGAACATGCCGGGCATCAGTATCTGGTCCGGGTTTTCCACCCGCACGCGCATGAGATAGCTGCCGGTGGTCGGATCAACGCTGACTTCGGAGAACTCCAGCTTGCCCTTGTGGGCATAGGTGCTGCCGTCTTCAAGCACGATGTCGACCGGCAGTTCCGAAGCACCCTCCAGGCGGCCGGCGGCCAGTTCGCGGCGCAGCTGCAGCAGCTCGGCCGAGGACTGGGTGACGTCGATATAGATCGGGTCGAGCTGGTTGATGGTGGCCAGCGGCTCAGCCTGGCCAGCGCTGACCAGCGCGCCCTGGGTAACCGAGGACTTGCCGATCTGGCCGCTGATCGGCGCGGTGATGCGCGCATAGCCCAGCGTCACATTGGCCGCATCCAACGATGCGCGCGCGGCCAGCACGTCGGCCTCGGCCTGCTTCCAGGCGGCCTGGGCGTTTTCATCGTCCTGCACGCTGATGACCTTGGACTTGACCAGCTCGGCGCTGCGGCGCGCGGCCAGGCGGGCCGCATTGGCGGTTGCTTCGGCACGGGCCAGCTGCGCGCGGGCGCTGTTGGCCTGTGCCCGGTAAGCGGCGTCATCCAGCTGGTACAGCGGCTCACCCGCCTTGACCACGCTGCCTTCGGTAAACAGGCGCTTGGCGATGATGCCGCTCACCTGCGGGCGCACTTCGGCAACCTGGTAACCGTTTGCACGGCCGGCCAGTTCGCGGGTCAAGGTGACGGTTTCCGGCTTCAGCGTCACCACCGTGACCTGGCTAGGCCCGCCTTGCTGCGGCTGCTCGCCGCCGCCCTTGCAGGCAACAAGCGCGACGGATAGTGCGAGAGAAAGCGCGACAAGACGGTAGCGACTGATAGCAGGCATGGGTGAGGAGCTCAATGAGGAAAAGTGGCGCTCGAGGATCGGGCGGAACATGAGATATGCCTACGCATATCCCTCCATACCGCATACGTTACGGGTACAGCCGTGGCAACCGCCACCACTACACACAGCACCGCCACCCTGCAGAGCAAGCCGCGGAAATATACATACATACACGCATGTTTGTAAACGCGTACAATTCAGGCCGGTTTCATCCAGCATTTGCCCACGCAATGGCCAGAAAGACCAAACAAGAGGCGTTAGCCACCCGCGAGGGCATCCTGGATGCCGCCCTGGGCTGCTTCCACGAACACGGCGTTGCCGGTACCTCGCTGGCGGCGATAGGCGAGCGCGCGGGGGTTTCGCGCGGTGCGGTGTATTGGCACTTCAAGAACAAGACCGAAGTGCTGGAAGCGATGATCAACCGCGAGCGTGTGCACTTCATCAACCGCCTGCGCCATGCCTATGCACCGGAACGCAGCACCCCGATCGAGGACCTGCGCTCGGCGATGCTGATTTCGGTAGGCGAGATAGCCCACGACCAGCGCCTGCGCGACATGATGGAAATCATGCTGCGCAATGACCTGTCGGCGGAAAGCCTGGCCATGCAGCAGCTGCAGCGCGACAGCGTCGACGAGGAAATGGATATTTTCCGCCGCGCCCTGCTGCGCGCGCAGGAACTGGGCCAGCTGCGCGACGGCGTCAACATCAACACCCTCGCCCGCATCCTGCATGCCTGTCTGGTCGGCGTGTTGTACGGCGCAATGCTGCAGCCCGAACATTTCGATCTGGAAGGCGACAGCCGCGAAACGATGGACGCGATGCTGAGTTACTACGTGACCCCGGGCGTCTTCACCCCCGGCACCGAACCGCTACCGCTGCCGACTCCCGATCCAGCCGCCTGAACGCCGGTCGCATACGCGTTGTTGTAGGAGCGGCGTAAGCCGCGAAGCAAGCGAAGGCGGAAGCTGAAGCCAAAGCCAAAGCCAAAGCAAAGCCAGAGCACCCCTCCCAACCCTCCCCTTGCCTCCGGCAAAGGGAGGGCTAAATGCCGCAGCAATGCCCGCCACCTGTAGTGCCGAGCCATGCTCGGCAGGGACTTTCCCGGTAGAGCCTCTGCCGAGCATGGCTCGGCACTACAAAAAGCGCTGCACGCGCGGTGCCAAGGGGCTGCATTCACCAGAGCTGCGGCAAAGGGAGGGCTGAACGCCGCAGCAATGCGCGCCACCTGTTCTGCCGAGCATGGCTCGGCACTACAAAGGCCGCTGCACCAACTGCCCCGGGTGCGCTGCGCTTACCCGGGCTACGATGCTGGCTACGGTGCTGCCTACGTGTCGGTGTGGCACAAAAAATGGCCGGTGTCAAGCGTTTAGTGAAATCAGCCTGATGGCCAAAAGTCTTTATGGTGCGCGGGTTTAGCTCAATTTCTGGCCGCTCCGCGAAGCTTCGGCTGTGTGGACTAGGAGCCACATGGGAGCGTCGCGCTAGAGGGCCGAGTCGTGCTGTATCGGAGACGATCTGCCAGCAGACGGTAGTTTTGTTGCACGATCATAGTCCACTCCGCCTCCCTGTGTGTACACGCTTGAACCGGCTCATAGCTGGAACCTCTCGTCAAATCAGACATCGGTTGAACGCGGTTCAGGCGTAGATTTATCCGAGTGGGCCAGCAAGTTGGCGTACATCGCTTGTAGCAAGGGCTCAACCGTGCCGTAGGTAATATCCCATTCTTCCTCGATGAGGACCGAGTACTTCCGCTCGAGGTGCAGTTCATAATCGAATGGAAACTCTGATGTCGTCTCAAGACCTACGATAAGTTGGATATCGTCCGGCAAGTCCCTAGCGATGAACTCGAGTACTGCGGGAAGATTGATGTCATCTTGCGCCTGCTGGTTGGGCGAATCGATGACCACTGGAATATCGTATGTGGCATTAGAGCCGTGCGCCGTGCGCCAAATCGCCGCGTAGTAGGCCAATATGGAGCGTGGACCTCCGCTTCCCGAAAGGTCGGGCCGCCCCGCGAGCTTCATCTTGGATACGTCAATGGAGGGAAGCTTGAGTGCAATCCGGCCTGCGGCGTAAAAGTCTCTGAAGTCGGCAAGGATTGCTTTCGTACGCTTGATGGCCCGCAGATCCTTCATCGTCTCATCCAGCTTGTCGACGGCCAAGACAGCTTCATCAATGGCACCCTGGAGCTGCTTTCGTTCGGCTTCAAAGGCAGCGAAGGCACCCTCGGCACCGATACCTCCGACCACATCTTGGAACTTGAGTTCGCCCTTTCTAGTGTCCAGCAGCCGAGATATCCGAAGGTAGCTCTCGTTGAGCGTAGCGAGTTCGCGAAACGCCTTTTGGCACCGAGCGCGAACAACGGCCGCGTCATCGCGAAGGCGCGCAGCTAGTTCGCGTAGGACACGAGCATCCTCTGCAAACTGCAACAGATCTAGGAATGGCTTTTTGTGCTCTGCGTGACAAGTGGGG from Stenotrophomonas nitritireducens includes these protein-coding regions:
- a CDS encoding efflux RND transporter periplasmic adaptor subunit; this encodes MPAISRYRLVALSLALSVALVACKGGGEQPQQGGPSQVTVVTLKPETVTLTRELAGRANGYQVAEVRPQVSGIIAKRLFTEGSVVKAGEPLYQLDDAAYRAQANSARAQLARAEATANAARLAARRSAELVKSKVISVQDDENAQAAWKQAEADVLAARASLDAANVTLGYARITAPISGQIGKSSVTQGALVSAGQAEPLATINQLDPIYIDVTQSSAELLQLRRELAAGRLEGASELPVDIVLEDGSTYAHKGKLEFSEVSVDPTTGSYLMRVRVENPDQILMPGMFVRAVLGSGVRPNALLVPMQGIARDPKGDTSAMVVDADGKVAVRPVKVSRTIGDKWLVEDGLKAGDKVIVEGLQKIGPGMPVQATEKGAEAAKPAAAPAAAPAAKQ
- the smeE gene encoding multidrug efflux RND transporter permease subunit SmeE, coding for MARFFIDRPIFAWVIAIIIMLAGALAMIKLPISMYPEVAPPAVSISANYPGASAKVVEDSVTQIIEQNMKGLDGLMYFSSNSSSNGQASITLTFQSGTDSDIAQVQVQNKLQLAMPLLPQEVQRQGINVAKSSSGFLNVLGFVSEDGSMDENDISDYVGTNIVDPLSRVPGVGSIQVFGGKYAMRIWLDPTKLQTYKVSVSEVTAAVQAQNAQVAVGQLGGAPAVKGQQLNATINAQDRLQTPEQFRNIVVRTETDGSTLKLGDVARVELGAETYDFVTRYNGKPASGLAITLATGANALETAEGVSKTLDELRANFPAGLKAVIPYDTTPFVKVSIKGVVKTLLEAIVLVFVVMYLFLQNFRATLIPTIAVPVVLLGTFGILSVLGFSINMLTMFAMVLAIGLLVDDAIVVVENVERIMSEEGLSPLEATRKSMSQITGALVGIGLVLSAVFVPMAFMSGSTGVIYRQFSATIVSAMALSVLVAIVLTPALCATMLKPLKKGEHHVAHKGISGRFFTWFNNGFDRTSGTYQRGVRGILNRPGRFMAVFLALAVVMGLLFVRLPSSFLPNEDQGILMALVNAPVGATQERTLESIYKLEDHFLNNEKDAVESVFSVQGFSFSGMGQNSGMAFVKLKDWHERSADQGVGPITGRAMAALGQIKDAFIFAFPPPAMPELGIASGYTFFLKDNSGAGHDALVNARNQLLGAAGQSKLLANVRPNGLDDTPQLRLDIDVAKAGAHGLSLDAINGTLATAWGSSYVDDFIDRGRVKRVYVQADDPFRMNPEDFNLWTVKNNVGEMVPFSAFASQRWDYGSPRLERYNGVSALEIQGEAAPGVASGDAMLEVEKLAKQLPPGFSIEWTAVSYQEREAGSQTPLLYTLSLLIVFLCLAALYESWSVPTAVLMVAPLGILGAVLANTMRGMERDVYFQVAMLTTVGLTSKNAILIVEFAKEHLEKGAGVIEATMHAVRDRLRPIIMTSLAFGLGVLPLAIASGAGSGAQRAIGTGVLGGMVVGTLLGLFFIPLFFVVVQRVFNRKQLARNGDLPPQ
- a CDS encoding TetR family transcriptional regulator; this encodes MARKTKQEALATREGILDAALGCFHEHGVAGTSLAAIGERAGVSRGAVYWHFKNKTEVLEAMINRERVHFINRLRHAYAPERSTPIEDLRSAMLISVGEIAHDQRLRDMMEIMLRNDLSAESLAMQQLQRDSVDEEMDIFRRALLRAQELGQLRDGVNINTLARILHACLVGVLYGAMLQPEHFDLEGDSRETMDAMLSYYVTPGVFTPGTEPLPLPTPDPAA